The DNA window TACTCTTTAAATCAAAGATTTAAAGATATTTGTAAATTTTCAATTTACAAAGTTCTTCCAGGAGAGTTCACATCCCCACTATCGACTGATTATCCCTGTAAGGGAATCACCGATTACCTTTCTCAGAATGTTCAATGCTCCATTGATATCGGCATTGATTAGTCTACCTGTTGACGACTGGAAGATACCCCGTTTAGGTCTCTTACCAAGATACTTCTTATGTTTTCTGATTGGTTCTAATGCCAGTGCATCAACTTTACTGGTATAAGCCTCATCTACTTCATGATACTTAATACCATGATATTCACGAGAAATGGAGCAGGAAGCCAACAGTTTAAACTGTTCTCTTTAAATCAATGATTTAAAGATATCTTTAAACTTCGTTTAAAGAGTGAGGAATGCGTCTAATTATTAAATAAACCATTAATGAATCAACAACATCATCTCTGATTCAGAATTAGTTTATATATGCATGACATATTTGTAGATAGCATGTACCTGACGTTGAAAGTAAAACTGAATCCCGATAGAAAACAACGCAATAAACTATTGACAACCATGCAAACTTTCAATGAGGCCTGCAACTATGCTTCTGAGGCTGCATGGCACAACAAGAAGTTTGGTAAAACCGGGATTCAGAAACTGACTTATTATGACATCAGGCAAAAATTCACTCTGTCTGCTCAATTGACTGTTAGAGCAATCGGTAAAGTAGCTGAAAGCTACAGCAACGACAGAAAAACCATGCACAAATTCGATAGAAGAGGAGCAGTGGTCTACGACCAGAGGGTACTGTCGTTCAAGGGAAACGATATGGTTTCTATACTTACACTGGATGGTCGTGAGAAGATCAGTATTTCTTACAGTGATTTTCGACCTCTGGATAAAAACAGAATCCGAGGTCAAACAGACCTGATTTACGAAGATAATAATTTTTACCTGATGCTTGTGATGGAAGTGGGTGAAAACGAGGTTGAATATAACGATGATGTCATGGGAGTAGACCTTGGTGTAGTCAATATAGCAACCACTTATGATAACGAAATTTACAAAGGCACAAAAGCTGATGAGATACGAAAGCGATACACCAGTCTGAAATCAAGGTTGCAGTCAGCTGGGACATGGTCCGCCAAGAAACATCTCAAGAAATTATCCAAAAAGGAACGCCGGTTCAAACGCGATCTGAACCACCGGGTTGCCAAACAGCTGGTCAGAAGCGCTAAAGACACTTCCCTAGCTATTGTACTGGAAAACCTCAACGGTTTTCGTCCGGAGGCTACGGTTACTAAAGCGCAGAAAGATAGGTTAGGTAAATGGGCGTTCTCTGAATTGACCGATTTCATATTATACAAAGCAAAACTGGAAGGAGTACCTGTTGTGGTTATCAATCCGATGTATACTTCGCAGCAATGTTCTGAATGCGGGTACATCGATAAAAATAACCGCCAGAAACAGGCTAACCTCAAGTGTAAGAGATGCGGTCATAAAGAGAACGCTGATTACAATGCTTCGAAGAATATTGCGCACAGGGGAGCTGTCAGCCTTCCTAATGTCCTCCGCTTAGCTTCTATTAGTTAAGAGATGGAAGGACAAACTAACCGCTTTAGCGGTTAGTAGCTGACTTGCATCAAAGCTATTTTGATTTAATATAGCTACCCACAATTTATTTAAGTATTATATTATACTGCTTCTTATATGTCCAAACCGCTATATCTTGGCAAATTACAGCTTTACTGGTGCAGGTCATGTAATCTACCTGTTCTCGGTGAAAATT is part of the Methanohalobium evestigatum Z-7303 genome and encodes:
- a CDS encoding RNA-guided endonuclease InsQ/TnpB family protein, producing the protein MYLTLKVKLNPDRKQRNKLLTTMQTFNEACNYASEAAWHNKKFGKTGIQKLTYYDIRQKFTLSAQLTVRAIGKVAESYSNDRKTMHKFDRRGAVVYDQRVLSFKGNDMVSILTLDGREKISISYSDFRPLDKNRIRGQTDLIYEDNNFYLMLVMEVGENEVEYNDDVMGVDLGVVNIATTYDNEIYKGTKADEIRKRYTSLKSRLQSAGTWSAKKHLKKLSKKERRFKRDLNHRVAKQLVRSAKDTSLAIVLENLNGFRPEATVTKAQKDRLGKWAFSELTDFILYKAKLEGVPVVVINPMYTSQQCSECGYIDKNNRQKQANLKCKRCGHKENADYNASKNIAHRGAVSLPNVLRLASIS